A genome region from Sphingorhabdus sp. SMR4y includes the following:
- a CDS encoding DUF1674 domain-containing protein codes for MTDSNRKPGERPAHVKAPAHLSKSKPVPEPDPLDKADEIAAQKGPTRYGDWEHKGIAVDF; via the coding sequence ATGACCGATAGCAATAGAAAACCCGGTGAGCGTCCCGCTCATGTGAAGGCGCCAGCACATCTTTCCAAAAGCAAGCCGGTGCCGGAACCCGATCCGCTGGACAAGGCCGACGAAATCGCGGCCCAGAAGGGACCGACCCGCTATGGCGACTGGGAGCATAAGGGTATCGCGGTCGATTTCTGA
- a CDS encoding TIGR03032 family protein: MSKDQPDSEGIETIAPENRNVPTDVAPDTAAEAGSIDISFSPGLSAFLKSGNISIGFTSYQTGRLYLIGHGPDGKLALHEAVYPQAMGVTGDASRIYLGTLTQIVRMENVLAPGQTANQVHDKVYVPRNLQTTGNVDIHEIGIQDNGRILFVNTRFNCLCEPSLTHSFRPVWKPDFISEIIAEDRCHLNGLAMVDGRPKYVSAVARSDRANGWRDHRHDGGLIIDVESQAIIADRLSMPHSPRVHDGRVWLLNSGSGELGWLDRADNSFVPLAFCPGFLRGLAFHGEFAFVTLSKPRHGHFEGLALDDRLKETGSDAWCGFQILSQADGTVKEWLRLEGAITELFDICVLPGVRNPITLGPNSVEIRDFLTVEPPAG, from the coding sequence GTGAGCAAGGACCAGCCGGACAGCGAGGGCATTGAAACCATCGCGCCGGAAAACAGGAATGTCCCGACTGATGTCGCGCCGGACACTGCGGCAGAGGCCGGATCCATCGACATCAGCTTTTCGCCGGGACTGTCGGCCTTTCTGAAAAGCGGCAATATTTCGATCGGCTTTACCTCCTACCAGACCGGGCGGCTCTATCTGATCGGCCATGGCCCGGACGGTAAGCTGGCGCTGCACGAAGCGGTCTATCCGCAGGCGATGGGCGTGACCGGCGATGCCAGCCGCATCTATCTCGGCACGCTGACCCAGATCGTTCGAATGGAAAATGTTCTGGCGCCCGGGCAGACCGCCAATCAGGTGCATGACAAGGTCTATGTGCCGCGCAATTTGCAGACCACCGGCAATGTCGACATCCACGAGATCGGCATTCAGGACAATGGCCGAATTCTCTTCGTCAACACCCGCTTCAACTGCCTGTGCGAACCGAGCCTGACGCACAGTTTCAGGCCGGTCTGGAAGCCCGATTTCATCAGCGAAATTATCGCCGAGGACCGCTGCCATCTCAATGGGTTGGCGATGGTCGACGGCCGACCGAAATATGTCAGCGCCGTCGCGCGTTCGGACAGGGCCAATGGCTGGCGTGATCATCGGCATGATGGCGGGCTGATCATCGACGTCGAAAGCCAGGCGATCATCGCCGATCGCCTGTCGATGCCGCACAGTCCGCGTGTCCATGACGGCCGGGTCTGGCTGCTCAATTCGGGCAGCGGCGAGTTGGGCTGGCTCGACCGGGCCGACAACAGCTTTGTGCCGCTGGCCTTCTGTCCCGGCTTTTTGCGCGGCCTGGCCTTTCACGGCGAATTTGCCTTTGTCACCCTGTCAAAACCCCGCCACGGTCATTTTGAGGGGCTGGCGCTCGATGACCGTCTGAAAGAAACGGGGAGCGACGCCTGGTGCGGCTTCCAGATATTGTCGCAAGCGGATGGCACGGTCAAAGAATGGCTGCGGCTGGAGGGCGCGATTACCGAGCTGTTCGATATCTGCGTGCTGCCCGGCGTGCGAAATCCGATCACTCTCGGCCCGAATTCGGTCGAGATCAGGGATTTTCTGACGGTCGAACCGCCGGCTGGCTAG
- the ahpF gene encoding alkyl hydroperoxide reductase subunit F, translating to MPIIDQSTADQLKAYLVNLRRPIRLVATLDDSAKSAEMKELLETIAPMSDLVEADLNGTSKRVPSFLISADDGKSEVEFAGLPLGHEFSSLILALLHVGGHPPKEDEELLESVASLEGEYHFETFFSLSCQNCPDVIQALNIMAARNPNVSHVAIDGALFQDEVEERKVMAVPTVFLNGEPFGSGRMNLAEIMAKVDTGAAEKAASKLSAKEPYDVLVVGGGPAGAAAAIYTARKGIRTAIIAEQFGGQLMDTMGIENFISVPYTEGPKLTAELQRHVNEYDLEVFSQQRVADLARPGSEGDLFALTTESGGSLKAKAVILATGARWKTIGVPGEAEYRNKGVAYCPHCDGPLYKGKRVAVIGGGNSGVEAAIDLAGIVSHVTLIEFDSAMRADAVLQKKMNSLPNVTAIVSAQTTEITGDGEKVTGLRYKDRNSGEEHDVALEGVFVQIGLMPNSEWLGDVVKRSPYGEIEIDHRCETSVPGIFAAGDVTTVPYKQIVISMGEGSKAALSAFDYLIRADG from the coding sequence ATGCCCATCATCGATCAATCCACCGCCGATCAGCTGAAAGCCTATCTGGTCAACCTGCGCCGCCCGATCCGGCTGGTCGCCACTCTGGACGACAGCGCGAAATCGGCCGAGATGAAAGAGTTGCTCGAGACGATCGCCCCGATGTCCGATCTTGTGGAAGCGGATCTCAACGGGACATCAAAGCGCGTGCCCTCCTTCCTGATTTCCGCGGACGACGGCAAATCGGAAGTCGAATTTGCCGGCCTGCCGCTGGGGCATGAATTTTCTTCGCTGATCCTCGCCTTGCTTCACGTCGGCGGCCATCCGCCGAAAGAGGATGAAGAGCTGCTTGAAAGCGTCGCATCGCTGGAAGGCGAATATCATTTCGAGACATTTTTCTCGCTTTCCTGCCAGAATTGCCCGGACGTGATTCAGGCGCTCAACATCATGGCTGCGCGCAATCCCAATGTCAGCCATGTTGCGATTGACGGCGCGCTGTTCCAGGACGAAGTCGAGGAGCGCAAGGTCATGGCGGTGCCAACCGTCTTTCTGAACGGCGAGCCCTTTGGTTCGGGCCGGATGAATCTGGCTGAAATCATGGCCAAGGTCGACACCGGCGCTGCCGAGAAAGCAGCCAGCAAACTGTCGGCCAAAGAGCCTTATGATGTTCTGGTAGTCGGCGGCGGTCCCGCCGGCGCGGCTGCGGCCATCTACACGGCGCGCAAGGGAATCCGCACCGCCATCATCGCCGAACAGTTCGGCGGCCAGTTGATGGATACGATGGGGATCGAGAATTTCATCTCCGTACCCTATACCGAGGGACCCAAGCTGACCGCGGAATTGCAGCGGCATGTGAACGAATATGATCTGGAAGTGTTCAGCCAGCAGCGCGTCGCGGATCTGGCGCGCCCGGGCAGTGAAGGCGATCTGTTCGCGCTCACGACCGAGAGCGGCGGATCGCTGAAAGCGAAAGCGGTCATTCTGGCAACCGGTGCGCGGTGGAAAACCATCGGCGTGCCCGGCGAAGCGGAATATCGCAACAAGGGTGTCGCCTATTGCCCGCATTGCGACGGCCCGCTTTACAAGGGCAAGCGCGTCGCGGTCATCGGCGGCGGCAATTCCGGCGTGGAAGCGGCGATCGACCTGGCCGGCATCGTCAGCCATGTCACCCTGATCGAGTTTGACAGCGCGATGCGCGCCGATGCCGTGCTGCAGAAGAAAATGAACAGCCTGCCCAATGTGACCGCCATCGTTTCGGCGCAAACGACCGAAATTACAGGCGACGGCGAGAAGGTCACCGGCCTGCGCTACAAGGATCGCAACAGCGGTGAAGAGCATGATGTCGCGCTGGAAGGTGTGTTTGTCCAGATCGGCCTGATGCCGAACAGCGAATGGCTGGGCGATGTGGTCAAGAGATCGCCTTATGGCGAGATCGAGATCGATCATCGCTGCGAAACATCGGTTCCCGGCATCTTTGCGGCGGGCGACGTTACCACAGTGCCCTACAAGCAGATTGTCATCTCGATGGGCGAAGGGTCAAAGGCCGCGCTGTCCGCTTTTGACTATCTCATCCGGGCGGATGGCTAG
- a CDS encoding M48 family metalloprotease, whose translation MNFMKTSMLLAALTALFMVLGYSLGGSGGAIIALLVAAGMNLFTYWNADKIVLKMHNAVEIDGKSHPEFYNMVENLAKRAQLPMPKVYIVDQPQPNAFATGRDPEHSAVAATTGLLQMLSHDEIEAVMAHELGHVKNRDTLIMTMVATIAGAVSMLANFGLFFRDRNAGIAGLMAVLIAPFAAMIVQMAISRTREFGADAAAAQISGKPLSLASALAKISGQAARIPNPVAERNPAASQLYIVPGGVRQMFSTHPATEDRIAALEAMAQGGGSGWSDQPAATGDSGRRRKPSALDPTR comes from the coding sequence ATGAATTTCATGAAGACAAGCATGTTGCTGGCGGCGCTGACCGCGCTGTTCATGGTATTGGGCTATTCGCTGGGCGGCAGCGGCGGCGCAATCATCGCCTTGCTGGTCGCGGCGGGCATGAACCTGTTCACTTACTGGAACGCCGACAAAATTGTGCTGAAAATGCACAATGCGGTCGAGATTGATGGCAAAAGTCACCCCGAATTCTACAATATGGTCGAAAATCTGGCGAAACGGGCACAATTGCCGATGCCGAAAGTCTATATCGTCGACCAGCCCCAGCCCAATGCCTTCGCCACTGGCCGCGATCCGGAACATTCGGCGGTAGCCGCGACCACCGGTCTGCTGCAAATGCTCAGCCATGACGAGATTGAAGCGGTGATGGCGCACGAACTGGGTCATGTGAAGAACCGCGATACGCTGATCATGACGATGGTCGCGACGATCGCCGGTGCCGTCTCGATGCTGGCCAATTTCGGCCTGTTTTTCCGCGACCGGAACGCCGGCATTGCCGGTCTGATGGCCGTACTGATCGCGCCTTTCGCGGCGATGATCGTGCAGATGGCGATCAGCCGTACCCGCGAGTTCGGCGCGGATGCTGCAGCCGCCCAGATCAGCGGCAAGCCATTGTCACTGGCCTCTGCGCTGGCCAAGATTTCCGGTCAGGCCGCCCGCATTCCCAACCCGGTGGCCGAACGCAATCCGGCGGCGTCCCAGCTTTATATCGTGCCGGGCGGCGTCCGCCAGATGTTCTCCACCCACCCCGCCACCGAAGACCGGATCGCGGCGCTGGAGGCAATGGCGCAGGGTGGCGGCAGCGGGTGGTCAGACCAGCCCGCGGCAACCGGCGACAGCGGTCGCCGACGCAAGCCGAGCGCGCTGGACCCGACGCGATAG